The following proteins come from a genomic window of bacterium:
- a CDS encoding LL-diaminopimelate aminotransferase, whose protein sequence is MANFKIKKADRLKKLPVYLFAELDNLKSEAKKKGVDIIDLGVGSPDLPAPSNIIRKAQEEIANKNNHGYPSYAGMIEFRETVASWYKERFDVVLDPETEILALIGSKEGIGHIPLAFVNEGDFVLVPDPGYPVYQAGTVFAGGIPYFMPLLRENNFFPDLKKIDTTTAKRSKLMFINYPNNPTTAVANKEFFSDVVDFAKKFNIITCHDAAYSEIYYGKRIISFLEVDGAKDVGIEFHSFSKTFNMAGWRIGFAAGNKEIISGLGQIKTNLDSGIFQAIQLAAIEALKSPKEVKEEIIKVYQERRDIFTGVLKKLGWDVIYPAATFYVWVAVPKGLTSREMTTALIKECGIVATPGSGFGSAGEGYIRFSLTSDIKRLQEALNRIEKLKI, encoded by the coding sequence ATGGCAAACTTTAAAATTAAAAAAGCTGATCGTTTAAAAAAATTACCGGTTTATCTTTTTGCTGAGCTTGATAATTTAAAATCCGAGGCGAAAAAAAAAGGTGTTGATATAATTGATTTAGGCGTTGGAAGCCCTGATTTGCCCGCGCCGTCCAATATTATCAGAAAGGCGCAGGAAGAAATAGCTAATAAAAATAACCACGGGTATCCGTCTTATGCGGGAATGATTGAATTCCGGGAAACAGTTGCTTCATGGTATAAAGAACGATTTGACGTTGTGTTAGACCCTGAAACTGAAATTCTTGCCCTGATTGGTTCTAAAGAGGGAATTGGGCATATCCCGCTGGCGTTTGTTAATGAAGGCGATTTTGTTCTTGTGCCTGACCCCGGGTATCCCGTTTATCAGGCAGGCACTGTTTTCGCGGGCGGGATACCGTATTTTATGCCTCTTTTGCGGGAAAACAATTTTTTCCCGGATTTGAAAAAAATTGACACAACAACCGCAAAAAGATCAAAATTAATGTTTATCAACTATCCGAATAACCCGACTACCGCTGTCGCAAATAAAGAATTTTTTTCGGATGTCGTTGATTTTGCGAAAAAATTCAATATTATTACCTGTCATGATGCCGCATATTCCGAAATTTATTACGGCAAACGCATCATAAGTTTTTTAGAAGTTGACGGTGCCAAAGATGTGGGAATAGAATTTCATTCTTTTTCCAAAACCTTTAATATGGCGGGGTGGCGTATTGGTTTTGCCGCGGGCAACAAAGAAATAATCAGCGGTCTTGGGCAGATAAAAACTAATCTTGACTCAGGGATTTTTCAGGCAATTCAATTGGCCGCAATTGAGGCCTTAAAATCGCCGAAAGAAGTAAAAGAGGAGATTATTAAGGTCTATCAGGAAAGAAGGGATATTTTCACCGGCGTTTTGAAAAAATTAGGATGGGACGTAATTTATCCCGCAGCGACTTTTTATGTATGGGTCGCGGTCCCGAAAGGTTTAACGTCAAGAGAAATGACTACCGCGCTAATAAAAGAATGCGGTATTGTTGCAACCCCCGGGTCGGGATTTGGAAGCGCGGGAGAAGGCTATATACGTTTTTCTCTTACAAGCGATATAAAAAGGCTTCAGGAAGCATTGAATCGAATTGAAAAGTTAAAGATATAA
- a CDS encoding DUF2507 domain-containing protein — protein MKEENKPQDDNSAVSRLFKIIGDGTAKTGGVKKMEREDNVLRLDLDNVEQITREELGTDTSVLLYRFIRLVGLRGILGESFSSFSYYGGKRLGIKLPIRSIREMIEFIEKLKLGRMEVVEFDDEKMLVNLYESATCAGLLPVGRPICYFEAGIIAGIAENIFKKRMSVKETKCWGLGDKYCQFQAVGTINKIELGKEYLKEPHFLNKFIEEAGIDYSEENIQLLSTLTAHTIVALENTQLYEQAKKSMIIDAMTNVYNFGYFQNRIKEEFDRAERHSIPLSVMLIDVDYFKKYNDSHGHPEGDALLAELVKVVKANIRNIDILCRYGGDEFVVILPQLEESKVKPMAERIVRRIDSHFFIRGNEKRKISVSLGVSNYPKNASSVVELIKNADAALYQAKNKGRNCYVIYS, from the coding sequence ATGAAAGAAGAAAATAAACCGCAGGATGATAATAGCGCGGTTAGCCGGCTTTTTAAAATAATAGGTGATGGGACAGCAAAGACAGGAGGGGTGAAAAAAATGGAAAGAGAGGACAATGTCTTAAGGTTAGATTTGGATAATGTGGAGCAGATAACGCGGGAAGAATTGGGGACTGATACGTCTGTTCTGTTATATCGTTTTATAAGACTTGTCGGCCTGCGCGGGATTTTAGGGGAGAGTTTTTCGAGTTTTAGTTATTATGGCGGTAAGAGGCTGGGAATAAAGCTCCCTATAAGATCTATCAGGGAGATGATAGAGTTTATTGAAAAACTTAAATTAGGCCGTATGGAAGTTGTAGAATTTGATGATGAAAAAATGCTGGTTAATTTGTATGAATCGGCCACCTGCGCGGGATTACTGCCGGTTGGCAGGCCGATTTGTTATTTTGAGGCCGGTATTATCGCGGGTATTGCCGAGAACATTTTTAAAAAGCGGATGTCTGTCAAGGAGACCAAGTGCTGGGGGCTCGGAGATAAATATTGTCAATTCCAGGCAGTTGGAACGATAAACAAAATAGAACTTGGAAAAGAATATTTAAAGGAACCTCATTTTTTGAACAAATTTATTGAAGAAGCTGGTATAGATTATTCCGAGGAAAATATCCAGCTTCTTTCAACATTGACAGCGCACACAATAGTGGCATTAGAGAATACCCAGTTATATGAACAGGCAAAAAAATCAATGATTATTGATGCGATGACAAATGTCTATAACTTTGGTTATTTCCAGAACAGGATAAAAGAGGAGTTTGACAGGGCGGAACGGCACAGTATACCTTTAAGTGTTATGTTGATTGATGTTGATTATTTCAAAAAATACAATGATTCTCACGGCCACCCTGAAGGGGACGCCTTATTAGCTGAATTAGTTAAAGTTGTGAAGGCTAATATCCGTAATATAGATATTTTGTGCCGTTACGGAGGAGATGAATTTGTCGTAATCCTGCCTCAACTAGAGGAATCTAAAGTGAAGCCAATGGCCGAAAGAATTGTTAGAAGAATTGACAGCCATTTTTTTATCAGGGGAAATGAAAAAAGAAAGATTAGTGTAAGCCTGGGCGTCAGTAATTATCCAAAGAATGCTTCAAGTGTAGTTGAATTGATTAAAAATGCCGATGCGGCTTTATATCAGGCTAAAAACAAAGGCAGAAACTGTTATGTTATTTATTCATAA